Proteins from a genomic interval of Pseudomonas paeninsulae:
- a CDS encoding ABC transporter ATP-binding protein: MNHPHLELTGVGISFPTDKGLYCALQNVNLKIDKGEFVSLIGHSGCGKSTVLNIVAGLYQASTGGVILDSREVNSPGPERAVVFQNHSLLPWLSCYQNIELAVRQVFQGKKSRSDMREWIEHNLELVHMNHARDKRPSEISGGMKQRIGIARALAMQPKVLLMDEPFGALDALTRAHLQDSLMEIHADLGNTVIMITHDVDEAVLLSDRIVMMSNGPAASVGEILHVALPRPRDRIALAHDPRYHEYRAAVLEFLYQKQQRPAA, translated from the coding sequence ATGAACCATCCACACCTTGAACTGACCGGCGTCGGCATCAGCTTCCCCACCGACAAGGGCCTGTACTGCGCCCTGCAGAACGTCAATCTGAAAATCGACAAGGGCGAGTTCGTGTCCTTGATCGGCCATTCCGGCTGCGGCAAATCGACCGTGCTGAATATCGTCGCCGGCCTCTACCAGGCCAGCACCGGCGGGGTGATCCTCGACAGCCGCGAGGTCAACTCGCCAGGCCCGGAGCGTGCGGTGGTGTTCCAGAACCACAGCCTGCTGCCCTGGCTGAGCTGCTACCAGAACATCGAACTGGCCGTGCGCCAGGTGTTCCAGGGCAAGAAGTCGCGCAGTGACATGCGTGAATGGATTGAGCACAACCTCGAACTGGTGCACATGAACCACGCGCGCGACAAACGCCCCAGTGAGATTTCCGGCGGCATGAAGCAGCGCATCGGCATCGCCCGCGCACTGGCCATGCAGCCCAAGGTGCTATTGATGGATGAACCCTTCGGCGCCCTGGATGCCCTGACCCGCGCCCATCTGCAGGACTCGCTGATGGAGATCCACGCGGACCTCGGCAATACGGTGATCATGATCACCCACGATGTCGACGAGGCCGTGCTGCTGTCCGACCGTATCGTCATGATGAGCAACGGCCCGGCGGCCAGTGTCGGCGAGATCCTCCACGTAGCACTGCCGCGTCCGCGCGACCGCATTGCCTTGGCCCATGACCCGCGCTATCACGAATACCGCGCCGCGGTGCTCGAATTCCTCTACCAGAAGCAACAGCGCCCGGCTGCTTGA
- a CDS encoding ABC transporter permease — MSNPAVAQPIQDTLKSARRLAIKRWLPSVLMPMFGILAFLLFWQMVAGSIDTSLGKFPGPTQVASQFGTLIDEHLREQRRADAFFERQDVRNAEKLAKDPDANVSIRPYTGKPTFFKQIFTSLYTVMTGFLIASLIAIPLGIVCGLSKPIYNAINPLIQIFKPVSPLAWLPLVTMVVSAVYTSSDPLFAKSFVTSAVTVALCCLWPTVINTTVGVANLDKDLQNVSRVLSLSPLSHVRRIVLPAAIPMIFTGLRLSLATGWMVLIAAEMLAQNPGLGKFIWDEFQNGSSNSLGRIMVAVVVIGLLGFALDRLMLMLQRYVSWDKNADLR, encoded by the coding sequence ATGAGCAACCCCGCCGTCGCCCAGCCCATTCAAGACACCCTGAAATCCGCGCGCAGACTGGCGATCAAACGCTGGTTACCCAGCGTACTGATGCCCATGTTCGGCATCCTCGCCTTTCTGCTGTTCTGGCAGATGGTTGCCGGCAGCATTGATACCAGCCTGGGTAAATTCCCTGGGCCAACCCAGGTGGCCAGCCAGTTCGGCACGCTGATCGATGAACACCTGCGCGAACAGAGGCGCGCCGATGCCTTCTTCGAGCGTCAGGACGTACGCAACGCCGAGAAGCTGGCCAAGGACCCTGACGCGAATGTCAGCATTCGCCCTTACACCGGCAAGCCGACGTTCTTCAAACAGATCTTCACCAGCCTGTACACGGTGATGACCGGTTTTCTCATCGCCTCGCTGATCGCCATCCCGCTGGGAATTGTCTGCGGCCTGAGCAAGCCGATCTACAACGCGATCAACCCGCTGATCCAGATCTTCAAACCGGTGTCACCGCTGGCCTGGCTACCGCTGGTGACCATGGTGGTCAGCGCCGTCTACACCAGCAGCGACCCACTGTTTGCCAAATCCTTCGTCACTTCGGCGGTGACCGTGGCGCTGTGCTGCCTGTGGCCGACCGTGATCAACACCACCGTGGGGGTGGCCAATCTGGACAAGGACCTGCAAAACGTCAGCCGTGTGCTCAGCCTGTCACCCCTCAGCCATGTCCGCCGCATCGTCCTGCCGGCCGCGATCCCGATGATCTTCACCGGCCTGCGCTTGTCCCTGGCCACCGGTTGGATGGTGCTGATCGCCGCTGAAATGCTGGCGCAGAACCCAGGTCTGGGCAAATTCATCTGGGACGAGTTCCAAAACGGCAGCTCCAACTCGCTGGGCCGAATCATGGTCGCGGTGGTGGTCATCGGCCTGCTCGGCTTCGCCCTCGACCGTCTCATGCTCATGCTCCAGCGCTACGTGAGCTGGGACAAGAACGCCGACCTGCGCTAA
- a CDS encoding DUF2933 domain-containing protein, producing MSHWHNPTDPSPSFWRSKAGVALIMLLVIGAFYLLREHYYHASQALPYLPYLILLLCPLMHLFGHKHGGHAAHRNATDDSMDDTRK from the coding sequence ATGAGCCATTGGCATAACCCGACTGATCCCTCGCCATCCTTCTGGCGCAGCAAGGCCGGTGTCGCACTGATCATGTTGCTGGTTATCGGCGCGTTCTATCTGCTGCGCGAGCACTACTACCATGCCTCTCAGGCATTGCCCTACCTGCCTTACCTGATTCTGCTGCTGTGCCCTTTGATGCACCTGTTTGGGCATAAGCACGGCGGACATGCGGCGCACCGTAACGCAACAGATGACTCCATGGACGATACAAGGAAATAG
- a CDS encoding CmpA/NrtA family ABC transporter substrate-binding protein: MRKATARRSLMKKTLTGLGCVAVMLLTPLSMQIAHAANPEKDELKLGFIKLTDMAPLAIAYEKGFFEDEGLYVTLEAQANWKVLLDRVITGELDGAHMLAGQPLGATIGFGTKADIVTAFSMDLNGNGITMSNAVWEEMKKHVPMADGKPVHPIKADALLPVIEQYKAKGKPFNLGMVFPVSTHNYELRYWLAAGGINPGYYAPAKGDITGTLNADALLSVTPPPQMPATLEAGTINGYSVGEPWNQAAVFKGIGVPVITDYEIWKNNPEKVLGVSKAWADANPETHKRLVKALIRAGMWLDENNNANRQEAVEILSRPEYVGADAEVIANSMTGTFEYEKGDKREVPDFNVFFRYNATYPYYSDAIWYLTQMRRWGQVGEAKPDSWYFDIAKQVYLPAVYRSAANELIAEGKAKAADFPAAGEEGFRPPTSEFIDGLTYDGRKPNEYINQFKIGLKPDSVL; the protein is encoded by the coding sequence ATGCGTAAGGCCACCGCTCGCCGCTCCTTGATGAAAAAGACCCTGACTGGCCTGGGCTGCGTCGCCGTCATGCTGCTCACGCCACTGAGCATGCAGATCGCCCACGCCGCCAACCCGGAGAAGGACGAACTCAAGCTTGGTTTCATCAAGCTGACTGACATGGCACCACTGGCCATTGCTTACGAAAAAGGCTTCTTCGAGGACGAGGGGCTCTACGTCACCCTGGAAGCCCAGGCCAACTGGAAAGTCCTGCTGGACCGGGTGATCACCGGCGAACTGGACGGCGCGCACATGCTCGCCGGCCAACCCCTGGGCGCCACCATCGGCTTCGGCACCAAGGCCGACATCGTCACCGCCTTCTCCATGGACCTCAATGGCAATGGCATCACTATGTCCAACGCCGTCTGGGAGGAAATGAAGAAGCATGTGCCGATGGCAGACGGCAAACCGGTACATCCGATCAAGGCCGACGCGCTGCTGCCGGTGATCGAGCAGTACAAGGCCAAGGGCAAGCCCTTCAACCTGGGCATGGTGTTCCCGGTGTCCACCCACAACTATGAGTTGCGCTACTGGCTGGCCGCCGGTGGTATCAACCCAGGCTATTACGCACCGGCCAAGGGCGATATCACCGGCACGCTCAACGCCGACGCTCTGCTCTCGGTGACCCCGCCGCCGCAAATGCCGGCCACCCTCGAAGCCGGCACTATCAACGGCTACAGCGTGGGCGAACCCTGGAACCAGGCGGCCGTATTCAAGGGCATCGGCGTGCCGGTGATCACCGACTACGAAATCTGGAAGAACAACCCGGAGAAGGTGCTCGGCGTGTCGAAAGCCTGGGCCGATGCCAACCCGGAAACCCACAAGCGGCTGGTCAAGGCGCTGATCCGCGCCGGCATGTGGCTGGATGAAAACAACAACGCCAACCGTCAGGAAGCCGTGGAGATCCTCTCGCGTCCTGAGTACGTCGGCGCCGATGCCGAGGTGATCGCCAACTCGATGACCGGCACCTTCGAGTACGAGAAGGGTGACAAGCGCGAGGTCCCGGACTTCAACGTGTTCTTTCGCTATAACGCGACCTACCCCTACTACTCCGACGCCATCTGGTACCTGACTCAGATGCGTCGCTGGGGCCAGGTTGGCGAGGCCAAACCGGATAGTTGGTACTTCGATATCGCCAAACAGGTCTACCTGCCGGCGGTCTACCGCAGTGCCGCCAATGAGCTGATCGCGGAAGGCAAAGCCAAGGCCGCAGACTTCCCCGCGGCCGGCGAAGAAGGTTTCCGGCCCCCCACCAGCGAATTCATCGATGGCCTGACCTACGACGGGCGCAAACCGAACGAGTACATCAACCAGTTCAAGATTGGTCTGAAACCCGACTCAGTTCTGTAA
- a CDS encoding polysaccharide lyase family 7 protein yields MLDLTTWNLSIPTDPSPTTIETGRLNNGYDSQYFRHNDDGSVTFWVPVDGSHTADARYPRSELRETQADGILSNWYHASSDSYLSAVVSVNQVPSKNKVVIGQIHSTDEPGSDNDPLLKLQYHYLRGVGRLELLLRNRPGDSEVQNILLAENIQLNERFSYDLRITPSGKLGVSVQSSDGDHGSLYQQLSGYWSVQQLYFKAGAYIQDNYGPANEGGRVTFYHLNSLHR; encoded by the coding sequence GTGCTTGATCTCACCACCTGGAATCTCTCGATTCCCACCGACCCATCCCCCACTACCATCGAAACCGGGCGCTTGAACAACGGTTATGACAGCCAATATTTTCGCCACAACGACGACGGCAGCGTCACGTTCTGGGTACCGGTTGATGGCTCGCATACCGCTGACGCCCGCTACCCGCGCAGCGAGCTGCGTGAAACCCAGGCCGACGGCATCCTGAGCAACTGGTACCACGCCAGTTCCGACAGCTACCTCAGTGCAGTTGTGTCGGTCAATCAGGTGCCGAGTAAGAACAAGGTCGTCATCGGCCAGATCCACAGCACGGACGAACCCGGCAGCGACAATGACCCACTGCTCAAGCTGCAATACCACTACCTGCGCGGCGTTGGCCGTCTCGAATTGTTGCTGCGCAACCGCCCCGGTGATTCCGAGGTACAGAACATCCTGCTGGCCGAGAACATCCAGCTCAACGAGCGTTTCAGCTACGATCTGCGCATCACGCCGAGCGGCAAGCTCGGCGTCAGCGTACAGAGCAGCGATGGTGACCATGGCTCGCTGTATCAGCAACTGAGCGGCTACTGGAGCGTGCAACAGTTGTACTTCAAGGCTGGTGCCTACATTCAGGACAACTATGGTCCGGCCAATGAGGGCGGCCGGGTAACCTTCTACCACTTGAATAGCCTGCATCGCTGA
- a CDS encoding trans-sulfuration enzyme family protein, whose product MSEFETLTVHAGYEPDWTGAVMPPIYATSTFRQQSPGVHAGYEYGRSQNPTRQALERAIAELEGGAHGYAFASGLAACATVLELLPANSHIVAVDDLYGGTYRLFERVRKPSAGLQVSYVPADADAATLAAALRPETQMIWVETPTNPTLKLCDLAQVGKLGRARGILTVADNTFASPYLQRPLEYGFDIVVHSATKYLNGHSDVIAGLVAIADRAELAEQLAFLQNSVGSILDPFSSFLCLRGMRTLALRLQRHVANATELAVWLEQQPQVTSVLYPGLSSHPQHELAVRQMRGSGGLISLYLAGDGEGTRRFLEATRLFTLAESLGGVESLISQPAKMTHASIPAERRAQLGISDNLVRLSVGIEHVEDLRRDLQQALSAIAG is encoded by the coding sequence ATGAGCGAATTCGAAACCCTCACCGTGCACGCCGGTTACGAGCCGGACTGGACCGGCGCGGTGATGCCGCCGATCTACGCCACCTCGACCTTCCGCCAGCAGTCGCCGGGGGTGCACGCCGGCTACGAATACGGGCGCAGCCAGAACCCCACGCGCCAGGCGCTGGAACGGGCGATTGCCGAGCTGGAGGGTGGCGCCCACGGCTATGCCTTTGCATCCGGACTGGCGGCCTGCGCCACGGTGCTGGAACTGCTCCCGGCGAACAGTCACATAGTCGCGGTGGACGACCTTTATGGCGGCACTTATCGCCTGTTTGAGCGGGTGCGCAAGCCCAGTGCCGGCCTGCAGGTCAGCTACGTACCGGCGGACGCCGACGCCGCCACCCTGGCCGCCGCGCTCAGGCCAGAAACGCAGATGATCTGGGTCGAGACGCCGACCAACCCCACCCTGAAACTCTGCGACTTGGCCCAGGTCGGCAAGTTGGGTCGCGCCCGCGGCATCCTCACGGTGGCCGACAACACCTTCGCCTCGCCCTATCTGCAACGGCCGCTCGAATACGGTTTCGATATAGTCGTGCACTCGGCGACCAAGTACCTCAACGGCCATTCCGATGTAATCGCCGGGTTGGTGGCTATCGCAGATCGCGCGGAACTGGCCGAGCAACTGGCCTTCCTGCAGAACTCGGTGGGCAGCATCCTCGATCCGTTTTCCAGCTTCCTCTGCCTGCGCGGCATGCGCACCCTGGCGCTGCGCCTGCAACGCCACGTCGCCAACGCCACTGAGCTGGCCGTCTGGCTGGAGCAGCAGCCACAGGTGACGTCGGTGCTCTACCCTGGCCTGAGCAGCCATCCCCAGCACGAACTGGCGGTGCGGCAGATGCGTGGCAGCGGCGGCCTGATCAGCCTGTACCTGGCCGGCGATGGTGAAGGCACCCGGCGTTTTCTCGAAGCCACCCGGCTGTTCACCCTGGCGGAAAGCCTGGGCGGGGTGGAAAGCCTGATCAGCCAACCGGCGAAAATGACCCACGCCTCGATTCCCGCAGAGCGCCGCGCGCAGCTTGGCATCAGCGATAACCTGGTGCGCCTGTCGGTGGGTATTGAACATGTCGAGGACCTGCGCCGCGATCTGCAACAAGCTTTGAGCGCGATCGCGGGTTAA
- a CDS encoding thioesterase family protein translates to MARLQLEFPENQFCYSTHLTVRVTDINAANHLGNDSMISMISEARARFLFEFGIHETHADGTGIIVTDLATTYRTEAHARDQLLFEVGVMDFNKYGGDITFRITRPADGGLVAMAKSGFVFFDYRAGQVVAMPESFSVLFPAVNWLE, encoded by the coding sequence ATGGCCCGCCTTCAACTCGAGTTCCCGGAAAACCAATTCTGCTACAGCACCCACCTGACCGTCCGCGTGACCGACATCAATGCGGCCAACCACCTGGGCAACGACTCGATGATCTCGATGATTTCAGAGGCACGGGCGCGTTTCTTGTTCGAATTCGGTATTCACGAAACCCACGCAGATGGCACCGGCATAATCGTCACTGACCTCGCCACCACCTACCGCACGGAAGCTCACGCGCGCGATCAATTGCTGTTCGAGGTCGGCGTGATGGATTTCAACAAATACGGCGGCGATATCACCTTCCGTATCACCCGCCCGGCAGATGGCGGCCTGGTGGCGATGGCCAAGTCCGGCTTTGTATTCTTCGACTACAGAGCAGGCCAGGTAGTGGCGATGCCCGAGTCGTTCAGCGTGCTGTTTCCCGCCGTCAATTGGCTCGAGTAA
- a CDS encoding heavy metal response regulator transcription factor produces MRLLVAEDEPKTGTYLQLGLREAGFNVDRATTGTDALQHALSEAYDLLILDVMMPGLDGWEVLRRVRAAGKDVPVLFLTARDRVEDRVKGLELGADDYLIKPFAFSELLARVRTLLRRGNNTPTQTHLKIADLDVDLLKRRVIRAGTRIDLTAKEFALLELLLRRRGEVLPKSLIASQVWDMNFDSDTNVIEVAIRRLRAKIDDDFEPKLIHTARGMGYVLDAPESK; encoded by the coding sequence ATGAGACTTTTGGTCGCCGAGGATGAGCCGAAAACCGGCACCTACTTACAGCTGGGGCTCAGAGAGGCAGGGTTCAACGTCGATCGGGCTACCACCGGCACGGATGCGCTGCAGCATGCGTTGAGTGAGGCGTACGACTTATTGATCCTCGACGTCATGATGCCGGGTCTGGATGGCTGGGAAGTGCTGCGCAGGGTGCGCGCGGCGGGCAAGGATGTTCCGGTGCTATTTCTCACCGCCCGCGACCGGGTGGAAGACCGGGTCAAGGGTCTCGAGCTGGGCGCGGACGATTACCTGATCAAACCCTTCGCGTTTTCCGAGCTGCTCGCACGGGTCAGAACCCTCTTGCGTCGCGGCAACAACACGCCCACCCAGACCCACCTGAAAATTGCGGATCTTGATGTCGACCTCCTCAAACGCAGGGTCATTCGGGCGGGCACACGCATTGACCTGACCGCCAAGGAGTTCGCGCTCTTGGAATTGCTGCTGCGCCGGCGCGGCGAGGTGCTGCCGAAGTCGCTGATCGCCTCGCAAGTCTGGGACATGAACTTCGATAGCGACACCAACGTCATCGAGGTGGCCATCCGGCGTTTGCGCGCGAAAATCGATGATGACTTCGAGCCCAAGCTTATCCACACCGCTCGCGGCATGGGCTACGTGCTGGACGCCCCGGAGAGCAAATGA
- a CDS encoding c-type cytochrome, producing MVFAIVLVLIVVASVLFHVLSPWQATAAASNWGSIDAALFITLLITGIFFIAVTLFMALAIVRYRHKEGRRAAYQPENKKLEWWLIGVTSVGIIGLLAPGLVVYHDFVRVPQDAHELEVVAQQWQWSYRFPGQDGKLGKSGIKWINSANPFGLDPNDPLGQDDVLIRNNEVRLPLDQPVKVLLRSKDVLHNFYVPQIRSKMDMVPGMVSHFWFTPTKLGTYEVLCAEYCGLAHYNMRGHMIIEEPAAFDLWLSSQPTFAQTLRTAAKPSRETLLETGRQLVQNHGCLACHSLDGSASLGPGWKGLYGRTELLADGSSVHVDEAYLIESISAPKAKLVQGYPPVMVAYTFNQDELDALLALIKSLSGAPPDEPPAADVDLALQGQRLAETHGCLVCHSVDGKLGVGPTWQGLYGKTQSLVDGTSVVVDEAYLQASIRDPAAVIAKGFAPVMPTIDLTDDELDALIAFIKSIAGKTDGTAEAVP from the coding sequence ATGGTATTTGCAATTGTCTTGGTGCTAATCGTTGTGGCATCGGTACTGTTCCATGTACTGAGCCCTTGGCAGGCAACGGCGGCAGCCTCCAACTGGGGTTCGATAGACGCCGCACTGTTTATCACCCTGCTCATCACCGGCATATTCTTCATCGCCGTCACCCTGTTCATGGCGCTTGCGATCGTTCGCTACCGCCATAAAGAAGGGCGCAGAGCGGCCTATCAGCCCGAAAACAAGAAGCTGGAATGGTGGCTAATCGGCGTTACCAGCGTCGGCATCATCGGCCTGCTGGCGCCAGGCCTGGTGGTTTACCACGACTTCGTCCGGGTTCCGCAAGACGCTCACGAACTGGAAGTGGTCGCCCAGCAGTGGCAGTGGTCTTATCGCTTCCCGGGCCAGGACGGCAAGCTGGGCAAGTCGGGGATCAAATGGATCAACAGCGCCAACCCTTTCGGCCTCGACCCCAATGATCCTCTCGGCCAGGACGATGTGCTGATCCGCAACAATGAGGTGCGCCTGCCACTCGATCAACCGGTGAAAGTACTGCTGCGTTCCAAGGACGTGTTGCACAATTTCTATGTTCCACAGATCCGCAGCAAGATGGACATGGTCCCCGGCATGGTCTCCCACTTCTGGTTCACCCCGACCAAACTCGGCACCTATGAAGTGCTGTGCGCCGAGTACTGCGGCCTGGCCCATTACAATATGCGCGGCCATATGATCATCGAGGAACCCGCGGCCTTCGACCTGTGGCTGAGCAGCCAGCCGACCTTTGCCCAGACCCTGCGTACCGCCGCCAAACCCAGCCGGGAAACGCTGCTGGAGACAGGCCGCCAGTTGGTGCAAAACCATGGCTGCCTGGCCTGCCATAGCCTGGATGGCAGCGCCAGTCTCGGCCCCGGCTGGAAGGGTCTGTACGGGCGCACCGAGTTGCTGGCCGACGGCAGCAGCGTGCATGTCGATGAGGCTTACCTGATCGAGTCGATCTCCGCCCCCAAAGCCAAACTGGTCCAGGGCTACCCGCCGGTCATGGTGGCCTACACTTTCAACCAAGATGAATTGGATGCGCTGCTCGCCCTGATCAAATCATTGAGTGGCGCGCCGCCAGATGAACCCCCGGCGGCCGACGTCGACCTGGCGCTGCAGGGCCAACGCCTGGCCGAGACCCACGGTTGCCTGGTCTGCCACAGCGTCGATGGCAAGCTGGGCGTCGGGCCGACCTGGCAGGGTCTGTACGGCAAGACGCAGAGCCTGGTCGACGGCACGTCGGTGGTGGTCGACGAGGCCTATCTGCAGGCATCCATTCGCGATCCCGCTGCGGTGATCGCCAAGGGCTTTGCCCCGGTCATGCCGACTATCGACCTGACGGATGACGAGCTGGACGCCTTGATCGCGTTCATCAAGTCCATCGCCGGAAAAACTGACGGCACAGCGGAAGCAGTGCCCTAG
- a CDS encoding pyridoxal-phosphate dependent enzyme yields MSANPLLEMIGNTPVLPLTHLDTGPCQLFVKLENQNPGGSIKDRIALSMIEAAELSGQLQLGGTIIEATAGNTGLGLALVAAQKGYHMLLVVPDKMSREKIFHLKALGAEVRLTRSDVAKGHPEYYQDLARSIAAHMPGAFYIDQFNNPANAWAHESGTGPEIWRQMEQRVDAVVVGVGSGGTLGGLTHFFQKVAPQVEMVLADPEGSVLADFVESGHFGEAGSWLVEGIGEDFVPAIADFALVKRAYRISDAESLHTARLLLQQEGVLAGSSSGTLLAAALRYCREQTTAKRVLTFVCDSGNKYLSKMFNDYWMLDQGLIERPKQGNLRDLIVRRYEEGSTVTCKPDETLAAVYARMRFHDIDQVPVMDCDRVVGLIDEWDLLRAVKDAPTHFQLPVREAMVSKLQTLDPDVSLERLLQTFDEGHVALIVEQGRFLGLITKSDVLNLWRRTLR; encoded by the coding sequence ATGTCCGCCAATCCCTTGCTCGAGATGATCGGCAACACCCCGGTCTTGCCGCTCACCCACCTCGACACGGGCCCGTGTCAGCTGTTCGTCAAGCTGGAAAACCAGAACCCCGGCGGCTCGATCAAGGACCGCATCGCCCTGAGCATGATCGAGGCCGCGGAACTCAGCGGCCAGTTGCAGCTGGGCGGCACCATTATCGAAGCCACCGCCGGTAACACCGGCCTGGGTCTGGCCTTGGTTGCCGCGCAGAAGGGCTACCACATGCTGCTGGTGGTGCCGGACAAGATGAGTCGCGAGAAAATCTTCCACCTCAAGGCGCTCGGCGCCGAGGTGCGCCTGACCCGCTCCGATGTCGCCAAGGGCCATCCCGAGTACTACCAGGATCTGGCGCGCAGCATCGCCGCGCACATGCCGGGCGCCTTCTACATCGACCAGTTCAACAACCCGGCCAACGCCTGGGCGCATGAGAGCGGCACCGGCCCGGAAATCTGGCGGCAGATGGAACAGCGCGTCGATGCGGTGGTGGTCGGCGTGGGTTCGGGCGGTACCTTGGGCGGCTTGACCCATTTCTTTCAAAAGGTGGCGCCGCAGGTCGAGATGGTCCTGGCCGATCCCGAGGGCTCGGTGCTGGCCGACTTCGTCGAGTCCGGCCACTTCGGCGAGGCCGGCAGCTGGCTGGTGGAGGGCATCGGCGAGGACTTCGTCCCGGCCATCGCCGACTTCGCCCTGGTCAAGCGCGCCTACCGCATCAGCGACGCCGAGAGCCTGCACACCGCGCGCCTACTGCTGCAGCAGGAAGGCGTGCTGGCCGGCTCCTCCTCCGGCACCCTGCTGGCCGCGGCCTTACGCTACTGCCGCGAGCAGACCACGGCCAAGCGGGTGCTGACCTTCGTCTGCGACAGCGGCAACAAGTACCTGTCGAAGATGTTCAACGACTACTGGATGCTCGACCAGGGCCTGATCGAGCGGCCCAAACAGGGCAACCTGCGCGACCTGATCGTCCGCCGTTACGAGGAAGGCAGCACCGTCACCTGCAAGCCCGACGAAACCCTGGCGGCGGTCTACGCGCGCATGCGCTTCCACGACATCGACCAGGTACCGGTGATGGACTGCGACCGCGTGGTCGGCCTGATTGACGAGTGGGACCTGCTGCGGGCGGTGAAGGACGCGCCGACGCATTTCCAGCTGCCGGTGCGCGAGGCGATGGTCAGCAAGCTGCAGACCCTCGACCCGGACGTGTCGCTGGAGCGCCTGCTGCAGACCTTCGACGAGGGCCATGTGGCGCTGATCGTCGAGCAGGGCCGTTTTCTCGGTTTGATCACCAAGAGCGATGTACTCAACCTCTGGCGCCGCACCCTGCGTTAG
- a CDS encoding heavy metal sensor histidine kinase, with translation MRRLSLTSRLSLMFMLAVTGVLIVAGLSFNRLSQHHFESLDRQELLEKAHAVQSILGKLQSLDNFAALKPQLSALLGAHRDLKAIIKDSAGRVLFADPGPLDLPERFSVIASNVIWEWQDQQQVFRGLTQQVTGPAQEPPLTLMLVLDVTPHMDFFDALERWFAIGLIISALVSAALGWVLARSGLGPLRQVTAVAAAMSAKSLKERIPLAPVPLELQQLVSSFNAMLSRLDEDFVRLSNFSADIAHELRTPVSNLMTHTEVVLSRKRNIEDYEDNLHSNLDDLKRMSRMIDDMLFLAKADNGLITPEHKKIALEKVIDKLYEYYRLLADEHAIELKLIGSGEVQGDVLMLRRAISNLLSNALRYTPEHHAITVNISQTRQSTLLTVENPGEAISPEHLEWLFDRFYRADPARREGSPSNAGLGLAITRSIVEAHQGKIWCTSSNGQTAFHMEFPRSEDSTAEQ, from the coding sequence ATGAGGCGCCTATCCCTGACCTCACGCCTGAGCCTGATGTTCATGCTCGCAGTGACTGGCGTACTGATCGTTGCGGGGCTCAGCTTTAATCGTCTCAGCCAGCATCATTTCGAATCCCTTGATCGGCAAGAGCTGCTGGAAAAGGCCCACGCGGTCCAGAGCATTCTCGGAAAACTGCAGAGTCTCGATAACTTTGCGGCACTGAAACCCCAGCTGAGTGCCTTGCTCGGTGCCCACAGAGACCTGAAAGCGATCATCAAGGACAGCGCCGGGCGGGTGCTGTTCGCCGACCCTGGGCCGCTCGATCTTCCGGAGCGCTTCAGCGTCATCGCCAGCAACGTCATCTGGGAGTGGCAGGATCAGCAACAGGTGTTTCGTGGCCTGACCCAGCAGGTAACCGGCCCTGCCCAGGAGCCTCCCCTGACCCTGATGCTGGTGCTCGATGTAACCCCGCACATGGACTTCTTCGACGCGCTGGAGCGCTGGTTCGCAATTGGCCTGATCATCAGCGCGCTGGTCAGCGCCGCACTGGGCTGGGTGCTGGCCCGCAGTGGTTTAGGCCCTTTACGCCAGGTCACTGCGGTAGCGGCCGCCATGTCAGCCAAGTCGCTCAAAGAACGCATTCCCCTGGCGCCGGTGCCATTAGAACTGCAGCAACTGGTCTCGTCCTTCAACGCCATGCTGTCACGCCTGGACGAGGACTTTGTGCGGCTGTCCAATTTCTCCGCCGACATTGCGCACGAGCTGCGCACGCCCGTCAGCAACCTGATGACCCACACCGAGGTGGTGCTGTCGAGAAAGCGCAATATCGAGGACTACGAGGACAACCTGCACTCGAATCTGGATGATTTGAAACGCATGTCGCGGATGATCGATGACATGCTTTTTTTGGCCAAGGCGGACAATGGCTTGATCACTCCAGAACATAAGAAGATTGCCCTTGAGAAGGTAATCGACAAATTGTACGAGTATTACCGCCTGCTGGCAGACGAACATGCTATCGAGCTCAAGCTGATCGGCTCTGGCGAGGTTCAGGGTGACGTACTGATGCTCCGCCGCGCCATCTCCAACCTGCTGTCCAATGCCCTTCGCTATACGCCAGAGCACCATGCCATCACGGTGAATATCAGCCAGACCAGACAATCCACCCTGCTGACCGTGGAGAACCCCGGCGAGGCCATCTCGCCCGAACACCTGGAATGGTTGTTCGACCGGTTCTACCGCGCGGACCCTGCCCGCCGCGAAGGCAGCCCCAGCAATGCAGGACTGGGCCTGGCCATCACGCGCTCCATCGTCGAGGCGCACCAGGGCAAAATCTGGTGCACTTCATCCAATGGCCAGACCGCATTCCATATGGAGTTTCCTCGGTCAGAAGACTCGACAGCGGAGCAATGA